From uncultured Desulfobacter sp.:
AGGCCCGGAAGGTAATGGGAAATATATGGATGAAAGGTTTGATGCATGCCTGGTGAGAAACCGGACATAGCCTTCATCCGGAATAAAGGGGACAGACAGTTTCATAACTGGTGTGTTCATAAAAAAAATTGAAGTCCACAGCAAAGGTGACAAAACTTTAATATGTTACAAATGAATCAAAAAGGCAAGATTAAGATATTGACACACAATAATGCATGGTTAATCTTAAAATTAATCCCGGGTGAGAGCCTGGAATCCATACACTGAATAAAAGGAGTTTTTAATGATTGAACTTACAGACGCTGCAAAAAAGCAGATAGACAATTATTTCCAGGGGAATGAACCTAGCCCCATCCGGATTTTTCTTAACTCAGGCGGTTGAGCGGGTCCGTCTCTAGCAATGGCTCTGGATGAGCCTAAAGACAGCGACGATCTTTTTGACGTTAAAGGTATTAAATTTGTGGTAGACAAAGAGTTCATGGAAAAAGCACAAATGATTAAAATTGATTTCAACGGTATGGGCTTTAGCCTTGATTCAGGCATGGAGCTGGGTCAGGGTGGCAGCTGCGGCGGATGTTCAGGCTCGTGCGGATAGACTAACTTAGCCCATGGCTATTTAAAAGGCGCCTTTGCATGAGAAGTAAAAGCAAAAGGCGCCTTTTTAGTCTCTATTATCCAGTGATTACATAGAGATAAAGGGCCTTGGGACCATGGGCACCATGTACCATGACCAGTTCAATGTCTGCGGTTTTGCTTGGACCCGAGATCAGGGTCATATGGTGGGGGAGCACTTCCGGTTCCCTTGTGTCCGGATCATATTTTAGCAGGGCATAAAGTTCTTTTAAATTGGTAAGTATCTGTTCTTTTCTGATCACTGCTACATGGATGGCAGGCAGCAATGATACGGCCCGGGCTTCTTTGGGCCTGGATTTCATGACCAGTGTGGCCGTGTCTGCCAGGCAGAAATCCGCCGAGGTCACACCGATATATGAATCAATCATTTGTTGGCGCACCCGGTCCTTGGCTCTGGATCTTTTGATATCATCCATGCCGGTACTGTCAAACGCCGCAGTATAAACCGGTACGTCCTGGTTTTTTAATGCGGTTTTGAGATCCAGGGCATTGACCATGGGATGATCCCACTGAACCACACTTTTTTTTGTGCCCCATTCAGGTTCGGTGTTCTTCACAAGGTCGGCAATGGCTTTTGTCACCTGGGCCTCATCCTTAAGCGGGATGACATTGAGGTTTAATGGCACCGCCTCCCGGCAAAGATGGTCTAACATAGCCATGTGGTCCTTACCCTGGCGGGTTTTTATTGTTTTCACAATGGCGGTCTGTTCCGGGTTCGGATCATTGGGGGATGTAAAAATTCGTGCAGCACGTTTTTCAACATTCTCCTGTTTAATGCCTAAAGCTGTCCGAAGGGTTGCCATAAATTGAGTTTCATTGGTATTGGCTTGCATAAATTTTAGGTCCTCAACGATCTGCCTTTTGGGCGTTTAGCTTTTTAAACCGTTTTCGGAAAGGGGTTTTGGAAATCGGTTGTACGTCCCTGGTTTTAGTCCAACCCGCACCGGGTCCCGGCATTTTGGTAATCATGCCCTTGGATGTGGGAAATATTTTTTGGCCCAGGGCAAAGGTTGTAAGAAAGGCGCGGTACAGGGCAGGGTGCCCGGCCAGAAAGGCCCAGGCCTGGTGGATGCTTTTTTCCGCAATACTGACCGGTTTGGTCTCCCACTGGTCATCTCCGTATGCCAGCCGGTAGCGCAGTTCAAGCAGCATCCGGGGCAAATCAATGTTCACCGAGCAGGCCTGCTTGCAGGCACCGCACAAGGATTCTCCCAGGCAAAGGTCTTTTGCCTGGTTCATACCCTCCATCAGTGGTGTGAGCACCGCCCCGATGGGACCGCAATAGGTGGCATCATAGGCATGCCCGCCGATTTTACCGTAAACCGGGCAGGCATTGAGACAGGCTGAGCAGCGGATACAGCACAGAATTTCCCTGAATTTGGGATCTGCAAGGATCCGGCTTCTGCCGTTATCCAGGATAACCAGGTGAAATTCTTCGGGACCGTCGGGGAATTCGGGACCGCCCGGTCCGCCAATGTAGGATACGTACCCGCCCA
This genomic window contains:
- a CDS encoding IscA/HesB family protein — translated: MIELTDAAKKQIDNYFQGNEPSPIRIFLNSGGUAGPSLAMALDEPKDSDDLFDVKGIKFVVDKEFMEKAQMIKIDFNGMGFSLDSGMELGQGGSCGGCSGSCG
- a CDS encoding lactate utilization protein, which produces MQANTNETQFMATLRTALGIKQENVEKRAARIFTSPNDPNPEQTAIVKTIKTRQGKDHMAMLDHLCREAVPLNLNVIPLKDEAQVTKAIADLVKNTEPEWGTKKSVVQWDHPMVNALDLKTALKNQDVPVYTAAFDSTGMDDIKRSRAKDRVRQQMIDSYIGVTSADFCLADTATLVMKSRPKEARAVSLLPAIHVAVIRKEQILTNLKELYALLKYDPDTREPEVLPHHMTLISGPSKTADIELVMVHGAHGPKALYLYVITG